In the Mastacembelus armatus chromosome 17, fMasArm1.2, whole genome shotgun sequence genome, one interval contains:
- the kiss1ra gene encoding KISS1 receptor a, with the protein MYSSEELWNSTEQVWINSSEANFSQGRRRDDEEEDGDQHPFLTDAWLVPLFFSLIMLVGLVGNSLVIYVISKHRQMRTATNFYIANLAATDIIFLVCCVPFTATLYPLPGWIFGNFMCKFVAFLQQVTVQATCITLTAMSGDRCYVTVYPLKSLRHRTPRVAMIVSICIWIGSFILSTPILMYQRIEEGYWYGPRQYCMERFPSKTHERAFILYQFIAAYLLPVLTISFCYTLMVKRVGQPTVEPVDNNYQVNLLSERTISIRSKVSKMVVVIVLLFAICWGPIQIFVLFQSFYPNYRANYTTYKIKTWANCMSYANSSVNPIVYGFMGANFQKSFRKTFPFLFKHKVRDSSMASRTANAEIKFVAAEEGNNNNGVN; encoded by the exons ATGTACTCCTCCGAGGAGCTGTGGAACTCCACCGAGCAGGTATGGATTAACAGCTCAGAGGCAAACTTCTCTCAGGGAAGACGTAGAGACGATGAGGAGGAGGACGGAGATCAGCATCCATTCCTCACAGATGCGTGGCTGGTCCCGCTCTTCTTCTCCCTCATCATGCTGGTTGGTCTGGTTGGCAACTCTCTGGTTATTTATGTCATTTCCAAACACAGGCAGATGAGGACGGCAACCAACTTCTACATAG CAAATCTGGCAGCCACTGACATCATCTTCTTGGTGTGCTGTGTCCCCTTCACCGCCACCCTCTACCCTCTCCCTGGATGGATCTTTGGCAACTTCATGTGcaaatttgttgcttttttacAGCAG GTCACTGTTCAAGCCACCTGCATCACCCTGACTGCTATGAGCGGGGACCGATGTTATGTCACAGTCTACCCTCTGAAATCTCTGCGCCACCGCACCCCAAGAGTAGCTATGATTGTCAGCATCTGCATTTGGATAG GCTCCTTCATCCTGTCCACACCGATTTTAATGTACCAGCGTATAGAGGAGGGTTACTGGTATGGCCCCAGGCAATACTGTATGGAGAGATTCCCCTCTAAAACACATGAGAGAGCTTTCATCCTCTACCAGTTTATTGCTGCCTACCTGCTGCCTGTCCTCACTATCTCCTTCTGCTACACCCTAATGGTGAAGAGGGTCGGCCAGCCCACTGTGGAACCTGTAGACAACAACTATCAG GTCAACCTCCTGTCTGAGAGAACTATAAGCATCAGGAGCAAAGTCTCCAAGATGGTGGTAGTGATCGTCCTACTCTTCGCCATTTGCTGGGGTCCCATCCAGatctttgtcctctttcagtcTTTCTATCCCAACTATCGGGCAAACTACACCACCTATAAGATCAAAACCTGGGCCAACTGCATGTCCTATGCCAACTCCTCAGTCAACCCCATTGTTTATGGTTTCATGGGAGCCAACTTCCAAAAGTCCTTCAGAAAGACTTTCCCATTTCTCTTCAAGCACAAGGTCAGAGACAGCAGCATGGCTTCAAGGACTGCTAATGCTGAGATCAAGTTtgtggctgcagaggaaggCAACAATAACAATGGAGTGAATTGA